The DNA window CGCGTCGGTCGACGAGTCCTCTTGCTGTGGAGGGGCATCCGCCGACGTCAGCACCGGACCCAGTTCGAGAGCCTGGGCCTTGCCCAGCTCGACACCCCACTGGTCGAACGAATCGATACCCCAGATCACCCCGGCCACGAACACCTGGTGCTCGTAGAGCGCGATGAGCTGACCGATGACCGACGGGGTCAAACGCGGCGCCAGGATGGTCGTCGACGGGCGGTTGCCCGGCATCACCTTGTGCGGCACCAACTCCGGGGAAGTGCCCTCTGCAGCGATCTCCTCGGCGGTCTTGCCGAACGCGAGCACCTTGGTCTGTGCGAACAGGTTGCTCATGAGCAGGTCGTGCATGCTGCCGCTGCCGTCCGACGTCGGGAGGTCGTCGGTGGGCTCGGCGAATCCGATGAAGTCCGCCGGCACGAGGCGGGTGCCCTGGTGTAGCAGTTGGTAGAAGGCGTGCTGTCCGTTGGTGCCCGGTTCGCCCCAGAAGATTTCGCCGGTCTTGCAGGCCACCGGTGTGCCGTCGGCGCGCACCGACTTGCCGTTCGACTCCATCGTCAGCTGCTGCAGATAGGCGGCGAAGCGGACGAGGTCGTTCGAATAGGGCAGCACTGCACGCGATTCGGCGTCGAAGAAGCTCGAGTACCAGACCCCGATCAGACCCAGGAGCACGGGCGCGTTCTGTTCGAGAGGTGCCGTGCGGAAGTGTTGGTCGATGGCGTGGAAGCCGGCGAGGAACTCCGCGAACCGCTCCTTGCCGATCACTGCCATCACCGACAGCCCGATGGCCGAGTCCACCGAGTACCGGCCGCCGACCCAGTCCCAGAAGCCGAACATGTTGTCGGTGTCGATACCGAACTCGGCGACCCGCTCCGCATGGGTCGACACCGCGACGAAGTGCTTGGGGACGGCGGCCTCGCCGAGCTCGTCCACGAGCCAGCGCCGGGCAGCGGAGGCGTTCGTCAGTGTCTCGAGGGTCGAGAAGGTCTTGGACGCGACGACGAACAGGGTCGTGGCCGGGTCCAGACCGGCGAGCGTACCCACCAGATCTGCCGGGTCGACGTTCGAGACGAACCGGGCGGTGATGCCCGCGTCGGCGTAGTGACGAAGCGCACGGCACACCATGACCGGACCGAGGTCGGAACCTCCGATACCGATGTTGACGACCGTCCGGATCCTTTCCCCGGTCGCGCCACGCCAGGCACCCGAGCGGAGGCGATCGGTGAAGTCGCCCATACGGTTCAGCACCGAATGCACGTCCGCCACCACGTCCTGTCCGTCGACCGTGAGGTCGGCGTCCGCAGGAAGCCGGAGCGCGGTGTGCAGTACCGCACGGTCCTCCGAGGTGTTGATGTGGGCGCCGGCGAACATCTCGTCGCGCCGCTGTTCGACGCGCGCGGCGCGCGCCAGATCCACCAGCAGCGACAGGGTTTCGTGCGTCACTCGGTGTTTGCTGTAGTCGATGTACAGGTCACCAGCGGTCACAGTCAGCTCGGTGCCGCGTCCCGGGTCCTGTGCGAACAAGTCTCGCAGATGGGCAGATTCGATCACGCGATGATGCGCATCCAGGTTCTTCCAGGCTGCGGTTCCCGTGATGTCTGTGCTCATGGAAAAGCAGCTTATCGGCCCGGCCGCCGGCGTACCCGGCGACTCTCACGGGACGAGAACTCGGCGCATGATGGAGGTATGAACCCAGCCGAACTGATTCGTGCCGTTCCTACCAAGCTCTGGATCGGCGGCACCGCGGTCGACGCCGAGAACGGTGCCACCTTCCCTGTTCACGATCCCGCCACCGGCGAGGTGCTCACCGAGGTCGCGGACGCCAGCCCCGCCGACGCCGTCAAGGCACTCGATGCCGCCGCGGCCGCGCAGGCGGACTGGGCCGCGACCGCACCCCGTGAGCGCGCCGAGCTGCTGCGGTCGGTTTTCGAGAAGATCTCCACGCGCGCCGAGACGTTTGCGCAGTTGATGACGCTCGAGATGGGCAAGGCGCTGCCCGAGAGCCGCGCCGAGGTCAAGTACGGCGGCGAGTTCTTCCGATGGTTCGCGGAGGAAGCCGTCCGGCTGGAGGGCCGCTACCAGGGCGCCCCGGCGGGCAACGGCCGCATTCTGGTGTCGAAGCAGCCGGTGGGACCGTGCCTGGCGATCACGCCGTGGAACTTCCCGTTGGCGATGGGCACCCGCAAGATCGGGCCCGCGCTGGCCGCGGGCTGCACGATGATCGTCAAGCCCGCGTCCGAGACGCCTCTCACGATGCTCGCACTGGCCGAGCTGTTCGCCGAGGCGGGACTGCCGCCGGGCGTGCTGTCGGTGCTGCCGACATCGCATTCGAGTGCCGTCACCGAGCCGCTCCTGGGAGACCCGCGGCTGCGCAAGCTCACGTTCACCGGCTCCACCGCCGTCGGCCGGCTGCTGGTCGAGAAGTCCGCGGAGGGCCTGCTCCGAACGTCGATGGAGCTCGGCGGCAACGCACCCTTCGTGGTGTTCGACGACGCCGACGTCGACGCCGCCGTCGAGGGCGCGATGCTCGCGAAGCTCCGCAACGGCGGGGAGGCGTGCACCGCCGCGAACCGCTTCCACGTCGCCAACGCGGTACGGGAGGAGTTCACCGCGAAACTCACCGAGCGCATGGCGGCCACCAAGATGGGCCCGGGTATCGACCCCGAGACCACGCTGGGGCCGCTGATCAACGCCGACCAACTCGCGACCGTCACCGAGCTGGTCGACGACGCCGTGCAGGTGGGCGCGAAGGTGCTGCTCGGCGGCGAGGCGCAGGAGGGTCCGGGCTGGTTCTACCCGGCCACCGTCCTGGCCGACGTGCCGGCATCGGCGCGCATTCTGCGCGAGGAGGTGTTCGGGCCGGTGGCGGCGATCACCGGGTTCGACACGGTGGAGGAGGGGATCGCGGCCGCCAACGACACGGAGTTCGGTCTCGCCGCGTACATCTACACCCGCGATCTCGACCGGGCGTTGCGGGTCGCGGACGCCCTCGAAACCGGAATGGTGGGCGTCAACCGCGGCGTCATCTCCGACACGGCCGCCCCGTTCGGTGGGGTCAAGGCCTCCGGATTCGGTCGTGAGGGCGGTACCGAGGGCATCGCCGAGTACCTGGAAACGAAGTACATCGCGCTGCCGTGAGTATCCGGCCCCTCGGGGCCTGACGGGCTCCCGAGAGACGGAACCGCCCGGTCACATGTGACCGGGCGGTTCAGCGTCAGTGCAGTGCGGAAGTCGTCAGCAGTGCGGGAGTCGTCGCAGTGCGGGAGTCGTCAGTGCCCCAGGCGGCCGCGACCCAGGCGCAGCAGCAGCATCGCGAGCGTGTGGCCCTCCTGGCCGAGCTCGCTGAACCGTTCGAGCACCTTCATCTCCCGGCTGTGCACCAGCCGGGGGCCGCCGGAGGCCATACGGGTGCGCCCGATGATCTGCGAGACCTCGCTGCGACGCTTGACGGCCGCGAGGATCTCGGCGTCGAGCCGGTCGATCTCCTTGCGAAGCTCGGCGATCTCGGCCTCGCTCGCGGGCCCGGGCGATTCGGATGAAGGAGGTGCGGTGGGGCTGCTCATAATGTTCTCCTCGTGTCAGAACTAGGTTCGTTCGGTTCCCTCGAGTCGTTACGAATCCGGGTCCAGCTCACAAGAACGCCCCGGGATCCGGTGTGTGGACCTCGGGGCGCGCGGGGGATCAGGCCGCGGGCACCGTCGGTCGGTACCCGCTGGGAAATCGCCAGTGCTCGAGACGCGTGCACCGGCGGCCGCCGGCGCGGTGTCCCTGCACTGCGATGATCATCACTCCAGTTTGCCACGCGGACGGAGTGCAACCCAAGCAGAGGTGACTGCCTTCACCACCTGCGTCATCAGGCCCCTGCCGCAGTGTCGGAGTTCGCCGGTAGCGTGGACAGACGATGAACACGATTCCCGGCTCCACGATGGGTGCGGCAGGCCGTTCTCACGCCTCGTCCGACGCCTTGCTCGAAGGTCTCAACCCCCAGCAGCGGGAGGCCGTCCTGCACGCGGGTTCACCGCTTCTCATCGTCGCGGGCGCGGGATCGGGCAAGACCGCCGTGCTGACCCGCCGGATCGCCTACCTGCTGGCAGAGCGGGACGTGATGCCGGGCCAGATCCTGGCGATCACCTTCACCAACAAAGCCGCCGCGGAGATGCGGGAGCGCGTCGCGCAGCTGGTCGGTCCGCGCGCCAACAGCATGTGGGTGTCGACCTTCCACTCGAGTTGTGTCCGCATCCTGCGGGCCCAGTCCGCGCTGCTGTCGGGGTTGAACTCGAACTTCTCGATCTACGACGCCGACGACTCCCGGCGCCTGCTCACGATGATCTCGAAGGACCTCGAGATCGACACCAAGCGCTACTCGGCGCGGCTGCTCGCGACCAAGATTTCCAACCACAAGAACGAGCTCAAGGATCCGGAGGAGGCCGCTGCCGAGGCCGAGCGCGACGGGGCCGACCTCGACAAGCTCGTGGCCCGCGTCTACGCGCTGTACCAGCAGCGGTTGCGCGCCGCGAACGCTCTCGACTTCGACGACCTCATCGGCGAGACGGTGTCCCTGCTGCAGCGGCACCCGCAGGTCGCCGAGTACTACCGCCGACGGTTCCGGCACGTCCTGGTCGACGAGTACCAGGACACCAATCACGCCCAGTACATGCTGGTCCGCGAACTGGTGGGCGAGCCGAGCGACGATCCGCACGCGGTCCCGCCGGCCGAGCTGTGCGTGGTCGGCGACGCCGACCAGTCGATCTACGCCTTCCGCGGCGCCACCATCCGCAACATCGAGGAGTTCGAGCGGGACTACCCGCAGGCCCGGACCATCCTGCTGGAGCAGAACTACCGGTCCACGCAGACCATCCTGTCGGCCGCCAACGCGGTCATCTCCCGCAACACCGGGCGACGGGAGAAGCGGCTGTGGACCGACTCGGGCGAAGGCGAACTGATCATCGGCTACGTCGCCGACAACGAGCACGACGAGGCCCAGTTCGTGGCGTCGGAGATCGACCGCCTGGTGGACGCCG is part of the Rhodococcus sp. SGAir0479 genome and encodes:
- a CDS encoding chorismate mutase, with translation MSSPTAPPSSESPGPASEAEIAELRKEIDRLDAEILAAVKRRSEVSQIIGRTRMASGGPRLVHSREMKVLERFSELGQEGHTLAMLLLRLGRGRLGH
- a CDS encoding NAD-dependent succinate-semialdehyde dehydrogenase, with protein sequence MNPAELIRAVPTKLWIGGTAVDAENGATFPVHDPATGEVLTEVADASPADAVKALDAAAAAQADWAATAPRERAELLRSVFEKISTRAETFAQLMTLEMGKALPESRAEVKYGGEFFRWFAEEAVRLEGRYQGAPAGNGRILVSKQPVGPCLAITPWNFPLAMGTRKIGPALAAGCTMIVKPASETPLTMLALAELFAEAGLPPGVLSVLPTSHSSAVTEPLLGDPRLRKLTFTGSTAVGRLLVEKSAEGLLRTSMELGGNAPFVVFDDADVDAAVEGAMLAKLRNGGEACTAANRFHVANAVREEFTAKLTERMAATKMGPGIDPETTLGPLINADQLATVTELVDDAVQVGAKVLLGGEAQEGPGWFYPATVLADVPASARILREEVFGPVAAITGFDTVEEGIAAANDTEFGLAAYIYTRDLDRALRVADALETGMVGVNRGVISDTAAPFGGVKASGFGREGGTEGIAEYLETKYIALP
- the pgi gene encoding glucose-6-phosphate isomerase; translated protein: MSTDITGTAAWKNLDAHHRVIESAHLRDLFAQDPGRGTELTVTAGDLYIDYSKHRVTHETLSLLVDLARAARVEQRRDEMFAGAHINTSEDRAVLHTALRLPADADLTVDGQDVVADVHSVLNRMGDFTDRLRSGAWRGATGERIRTVVNIGIGGSDLGPVMVCRALRHYADAGITARFVSNVDPADLVGTLAGLDPATTLFVVASKTFSTLETLTNASAARRWLVDELGEAAVPKHFVAVSTHAERVAEFGIDTDNMFGFWDWVGGRYSVDSAIGLSVMAVIGKERFAEFLAGFHAIDQHFRTAPLEQNAPVLLGLIGVWYSSFFDAESRAVLPYSNDLVRFAAYLQQLTMESNGKSVRADGTPVACKTGEIFWGEPGTNGQHAFYQLLHQGTRLVPADFIGFAEPTDDLPTSDGSGSMHDLLMSNLFAQTKVLAFGKTAEEIAAEGTSPELVPHKVMPGNRPSTTILAPRLTPSVIGQLIALYEHQVFVAGVIWGIDSFDQWGVELGKAQALELGPVLTSADAPPQQEDSSTDALIRWYRGQRGRAV